The genomic interval ACCAGGTCGGCGGCGTGATCGAGCGCGTTCGGTCCGACCTCGTAGGCGATGGTCCGTCTTGCTGCCTTCGACACCACCAGATGCACTTCGCAATCGACCGAGGCCAGCAGTTCGACCACCCGCAGCCCTACCGCTGCGCCCGAGGCGCCGCTGATGCCGACCACGATGCGGTGCTGCGTGCTCATCGAATCAGTCGGCGCTGCCCGGCCGCCGGCTGATGTTCCGGCGACAGCCCGAGGCTGGTCCACATCGCATCGACCCGCGCGATCACGTCTTTGTCCATCTCCAACACCTTGCCCCACTCGCGCTCGGTTTCGGTGCCGATCTTGTTGGTGGCGTCGATGCCGAGCTTACCGCCAAGTCCGGATTTCGGCGAGGCGAAGTCGAGATAATCGATCGGGGTGTCGCTGATCGACACCATGTCGCGCGAGGTGTCGCTCCGCGTCGAGACCGCCCACATCACGTCGGCCCAGTCGCGGACATCGACGTCGTCGTCGACGATGATCAGGAGCTTGGTGTAGCTGAACTGCGGCAGCATCGACCACAGCCCCATCATCAGCCGGCGCGCCTGGCCAGGATAGCGCTTCTTGATCGAGGCGACCGCGATCCGATAGGAGCACGCCTCCGGCGGCAGCCACAGGTCGACGATCTCGGGGAATTGACGGCGCGCGACCGGGAGAAACACGTCGTTGAACGCCTCGCCGAGCCGCGACGGCTCGTCCGGCGGCCGGCCCGTATAGGTCGACAGATAGATCGGGTGCCGGCGCATGGTAATGGCGGTGATCCGCATCACCGGGAATTCCTCGACCGCGTTGTAATAGCCGGTGTGGTCGCCATACGGCCCCTCCGGCGCGGTTTCGGTCGGCGACACGAAGCCTTCGAGCACGATCTCGGCATCGGCCGGCACGCTGATCGGAACGGTTTGGCACGGCGTCAGACTTGGCCGCTCGCCGCCGAGCAGGCCGGCGAATTTGATCTCCGAAACCGTCTCCGGCAGCGGCAGCACCGCCGAGAGAATCATCGACGGATCGGCGCCGATCACGATCGCGACCGGCATCTCGCGCTTGTCGGCCTTCCACTGGTGGTGGTGCTTGGCGCCGCCGCGGTGCGCCAGCCAGCGCATGATGAGGCGATCCTTGCCCAGCACCTGCATCCGGTAGACGCCGACATTGTCGGTGCCGTGCGCGCCGGGCGGCGGCTTGGTGAAGACGAGGCCCCAGGTGATCAGCGGCGCCGGCTCTCCCGGCCAGGGGATCTGCACCGGCAGCCGGCCGAGGTCGACCGCGTCGCCGGTCAGCACCACTTCCTGCACCGACGCCGATTTCGCCATCTTCGGCCGCATCGCCAGCGCGGCCTTGGCCATTGGCAGTTTGCTCAACGCGTCGGTCAGGCTCTGGGGCGGCGCCGGCTCCCGCATTTCGGCGAGCGCCTCGCCGAGCCGCGAGAGGTTTTCCGGCAGGATGCCGAGGCCCCAGGCCACCCGTTCGACCGTGCCGAACAGATTGACCAGGATCGGCATCTCCGACGGCCTGCCGTCGGCCTTGATCGGGTTTTCTATCAGGAGTGCCGGGCCACCGGCATGCAGCACGCGGCGATGGATTTCGGTGAGGTCGTGGACCACCGACACCGGCTTGCGGATGCGGTGCAACTGTCCGCGTGATTCGAGATAGCCAATAAATGCACGCAGATCAGGGAAGGGCGGTTTGACGCGGCTCAGCATGATGTCTCCCTGCGGACAACACTGGTCAGCACTTGCCATCGACGCTGTCTTTGATCAGGCGCAAAGAAGTACCGTCGGGGCCGGGCTACGCGGACTGTTCACGATAAGGTGGCCCATGTCGGTATCCAACTCGTCCGTCTCCAGGATGCCCGTGCCGCTTGCCCTCGCGACGCGGGTGTTGCCGCTGTTGCCACTGCAGGTGCTGCTC from Rhodopseudomonas palustris carries:
- a CDS encoding UbiD family decarboxylase; this translates as MLSRVKPPFPDLRAFIGYLESRGQLHRIRKPVSVVHDLTEIHRRVLHAGGPALLIENPIKADGRPSEMPILVNLFGTVERVAWGLGILPENLSRLGEALAEMREPAPPQSLTDALSKLPMAKAALAMRPKMAKSASVQEVVLTGDAVDLGRLPVQIPWPGEPAPLITWGLVFTKPPPGAHGTDNVGVYRMQVLGKDRLIMRWLAHRGGAKHHHQWKADKREMPVAIVIGADPSMILSAVLPLPETVSEIKFAGLLGGERPSLTPCQTVPISVPADAEIVLEGFVSPTETAPEGPYGDHTGYYNAVEEFPVMRITAITMRRHPIYLSTYTGRPPDEPSRLGEAFNDVFLPVARRQFPEIVDLWLPPEACSYRIAVASIKKRYPGQARRLMMGLWSMLPQFSYTKLLIIVDDDVDVRDWADVMWAVSTRSDTSRDMVSISDTPIDYLDFASPKSGLGGKLGIDATNKIGTETEREWGKVLEMDKDVIARVDAMWTSLGLSPEHQPAAGQRRLIR